From a single Endozoicomonas euniceicola genomic region:
- a CDS encoding S8/S53 family peptidase: MRLTTFLLLLITNILITLLVQPLHASDQKIFKVAILDRFYPRLDGFGSDEDRSHHSWLYGMVDIDNDEVKEPFYHGDIVRMIAAHPRITFITYPIQDGRAPMSEIRRNLQKIYARLQVQPLDALVLSWESSTLTSSFNEPLRRANVEEYKKVIYAMGRKDPVWADTYEIIRWLEKIVDQGVAVYTISGNGGRGMVNTFSFAEGVVTVGASEYGLRHYIADNPFVDVHAQAAYELRRVDDAEGNTLGYDINGDHCVDISRKHLSSAASGQREAKKQWPEKYWRLLVGSSFAAPAALRSALFSDLEINDCAQR; encoded by the coding sequence GTGCGCCTGACCACCTTTCTGCTGCTGTTGATTACTAACATCCTGATAACCTTGCTGGTTCAGCCATTGCACGCGTCGGATCAGAAAATTTTCAAAGTGGCGATACTGGATCGTTTTTATCCCCGGTTGGACGGTTTTGGCTCGGATGAAGACCGCAGTCATCACAGCTGGCTGTACGGTATGGTGGATATTGATAACGACGAGGTGAAAGAGCCTTTCTATCATGGTGACATTGTCCGGATGATCGCCGCGCACCCCCGTATCACGTTTATCACCTACCCGATTCAGGATGGCCGTGCGCCAATGAGTGAGATCCGGCGTAACCTGCAGAAAATTTATGCCCGTCTCCAGGTACAACCCCTGGATGCGCTGGTATTGTCCTGGGAATCCTCAACTCTGACCAGTTCGTTCAATGAGCCACTGAGGCGCGCCAATGTTGAGGAGTATAAAAAGGTGATTTATGCCATGGGGCGCAAAGACCCGGTCTGGGCTGACACGTATGAAATTATTCGCTGGCTGGAAAAAATCGTTGACCAGGGCGTCGCGGTTTACACTATTTCCGGCAATGGAGGGCGGGGGATGGTGAATACTTTCTCTTTTGCAGAGGGTGTTGTGACCGTGGGTGCCAGTGAATACGGGCTGCGGCATTATATAGCCGACAACCCTTTTGTTGATGTGCATGCGCAGGCAGCTTATGAACTGCGGCGGGTGGACGATGCCGAAGGCAACACCCTTGGCTATGACATCAATGGTGACCACTGTGTCGATATCAGCCGGAAGCATTTGTCCAGTGCGGCTTCCGGACAGCGGGAAGCGAAAAAACAATGGCCGGAAAAATACTGGAGGCTACTGGTTGGTTCTTCCTTTGCTGCTCCGGCCGCATTAAGGTCCGCACTGTTTTCTGACCTTGAGATAAATGACTGCGCTCAGCGATAA
- a CDS encoding serine/threonine-protein kinase produces MMKLMKRLNHKILVFLALLGYVLHAHAQKNWEDIFTVYMLDPEGHFMTELDTQIQRMVPLSSFNPASANEQLMGNIVLKYEGAITDDVDYYTISRPLQGNKRADIDSTEEYQLVVFKKDNILGKDKSKTGYSFSEGKKRWFTQLYGTTIYQHRYPQTMILSRGVLNMLQIGNTRPTVNQGNPHQFMEIIGGVARQADFIKRLEGNPNIIRLQKQNADVLLAIPLLELYDLNLRDYLFSQPDIALTEVLKHMALLARAMEYMHERNIAHGDIDLKSLLVKLEPKMKVVFANFERSSKVDAVSASHTLGRKKFTFSNNVYHAPEIRFPTGTPKEHWRYTSATVKGDIWSFGFMLAAVLSLYQEADRAVEKLQVSKRFYHYYSAQNGEPIYSPKELSDIVTVSPLQHYMKKALPITATPSASEVQLQELAKLINSATEFDPERRPSATQIAKTLEQILEQP; encoded by the coding sequence ATGATGAAATTGATGAAACGGCTGAATCATAAAATTCTGGTATTTCTGGCTCTGCTTGGATATGTATTGCACGCCCATGCACAAAAAAACTGGGAAGATATTTTTACTGTTTATATGCTCGACCCTGAGGGTCATTTTATGACGGAGCTGGATACACAGATTCAGCGAATGGTGCCTTTATCCAGCTTTAACCCTGCTTCAGCAAATGAGCAGCTTATGGGGAATATAGTGCTGAAGTATGAAGGGGCCATCACTGATGATGTAGATTATTACACCATTTCGCGTCCTCTACAGGGTAATAAGCGGGCGGATATAGACTCTACTGAAGAGTATCAGTTGGTTGTTTTTAAAAAAGACAACATTCTCGGCAAGGACAAAAGTAAAACCGGCTATTCCTTTTCTGAAGGTAAGAAACGCTGGTTCACCCAACTTTATGGCACAACCATTTACCAACATCGGTATCCACAAACCATGATTCTTTCCCGGGGTGTTCTGAATATGCTGCAAATAGGCAACACGAGACCGACTGTAAATCAGGGGAATCCCCATCAGTTTATGGAAATAATTGGTGGTGTGGCTCGTCAGGCAGACTTCATTAAGCGACTGGAAGGTAATCCCAATATTATCCGTTTGCAAAAGCAGAATGCGGATGTTTTGTTAGCGATCCCCCTGCTGGAACTTTATGACCTGAATCTTCGGGACTATCTGTTTTCCCAGCCTGACATTGCACTGACCGAAGTTCTAAAACACATGGCGTTGCTGGCAAGAGCTATGGAGTATATGCATGAGCGCAATATAGCGCACGGTGATATCGACCTGAAGAGCCTGCTGGTAAAGCTCGAACCGAAAATGAAGGTAGTGTTCGCTAACTTTGAGCGATCCAGTAAGGTCGACGCTGTTTCAGCCAGTCATACCCTTGGCAGAAAAAAATTCACCTTCAGCAATAATGTCTATCATGCGCCTGAAATTCGCTTCCCGACAGGCACCCCAAAAGAGCATTGGCGTTATACGTCCGCCACAGTAAAGGGTGATATCTGGTCGTTTGGATTTATGTTGGCTGCGGTGCTCAGTCTTTATCAGGAAGCTGACAGGGCAGTAGAAAAACTACAGGTGAGCAAGCGTTTTTATCATTACTATTCTGCTCAGAATGGTGAGCCGATCTATAGCCCTAAAGAGCTGAGTGATATTGTTACTGTCTCACCGCTTCAACACTATATGAAAAAAGCCTTGCCTATTACCGCAACACCTTCTGCCAGTGAAGTGCAGTTACAGGAGCTGGCTAAGCTGATTAACTCTGCTACGGAATTCGACCCGGAACGTCGTCCTTCTGCAACGCAAATCGCTAAAACTCTGGAACAGATTCTAGAGCAACCTTAA
- a CDS encoding CvfB family protein has product MTEQFVKIGRQNRLKVVDKVGFGVFLDGKQFDEILLPKRFVPEGCAVGDEIDVFVYLDSDDCLIATTETPSAQVGEFASLTVKQVNPVGAFLDWNLGKDLLCPYPEQKSRMEAGKSYVVYLYQDDQTRRIVATSKINRFLSQQKPAYKNGQPVSLLISDRTDLGFMAIINNRHQGLIFDQDIQESGKTLQIGNRLEGFIKRVRDDGKIDLSLKKPGFDKGATSDLGQAILNKLNANNGFLPVNDKTDPAIIRKQFGASKRTFKMALGGLYKQRLIIIEDKGIRKTEA; this is encoded by the coding sequence ATGACTGAACAGTTTGTTAAGATCGGGCGGCAGAACCGCCTGAAAGTGGTTGATAAAGTCGGGTTCGGGGTGTTTCTGGATGGTAAGCAGTTCGATGAAATCCTGCTGCCCAAACGATTTGTGCCTGAAGGCTGTGCGGTGGGCGATGAGATTGATGTTTTTGTCTACCTGGACTCCGATGACTGCCTGATCGCTACCACTGAAACCCCATCCGCACAGGTTGGCGAATTTGCCAGCCTGACAGTCAAGCAGGTTAACCCAGTGGGGGCATTCCTGGACTGGAACCTGGGCAAAGACCTTTTATGCCCTTATCCGGAACAGAAAAGCCGGATGGAAGCGGGTAAATCCTATGTGGTATATCTTTACCAGGATGACCAGACCCGCCGCATTGTTGCCACCAGCAAGATCAACCGTTTTCTGAGCCAGCAGAAGCCTGCCTACAAAAACGGTCAGCCAGTCTCTCTGCTGATCAGCGATCGTACCGACCTGGGGTTTATGGCCATTATCAATAACCGCCACCAGGGACTGATCTTTGATCAGGACATACAGGAGTCCGGCAAAACCCTCCAGATTGGCAACCGTCTGGAAGGATTTATTAAGCGGGTCAGGGATGACGGTAAAATTGATTTAAGCCTTAAAAAACCAGGTTTTGATAAAGGTGCAACGTCTGATCTGGGTCAGGCTATTCTCAACAAATTGAATGCCAACAACGGTTTTCTGCCCGTTAATGACAAAACCGACCCGGCGATCATTCGCAAACAGTTTGGTGCCAGTAAGCGTACCTTTAAAATGGCGCTGGGTGGCTTATACAAGCAGCGACTGATCATCATTGAAGACAAGGGCATTCGCAAGACTGAGGCTTAA
- the idi gene encoding isopentenyl-diphosphate delta-isomerase, translated as MPVSFPEQENSLKTYLNSHSDDQRQADLMGEVLIGVTLDDEVTGRVSKYHAHAGAGVLHRAFSVLLFNTGGELLIQKRSPEKITFPGYWANTCCSHPLYTKDELETVNSAGVKRAAIRKLTQELGIAGELAEDDFTAMARLYYRAESGNGWVEEEMDHILIARANVTLTLNPNEVASVQWVSRAELSDLLKDNEALIAPWFRVIAEQLLPGWWSHIDDREALKRLADKRIIKA; from the coding sequence ATGCCTGTATCTTTTCCTGAGCAGGAAAATTCTCTGAAAACCTATCTGAATAGCCACTCTGACGATCAGCGGCAGGCTGACTTGATGGGGGAAGTCCTGATCGGCGTGACTCTGGATGATGAGGTGACAGGCAGAGTATCTAAATATCACGCTCATGCAGGGGCTGGGGTACTGCACAGAGCATTCAGTGTATTGTTGTTTAATACCGGGGGGGAGTTGCTGATTCAGAAACGTTCGCCTGAAAAGATAACCTTTCCCGGCTATTGGGCCAATACTTGCTGTTCCCATCCTCTCTATACCAAAGATGAGCTTGAGACTGTTAACAGTGCCGGGGTTAAGCGTGCGGCGATTCGCAAACTGACTCAGGAGCTGGGTATTGCAGGCGAACTGGCGGAAGATGACTTTACCGCCATGGCCCGCCTGTATTACCGGGCAGAGTCAGGCAATGGCTGGGTAGAAGAGGAAATGGATCATATCCTTATTGCCAGGGCCAATGTCACACTGACTCTGAATCCGAACGAGGTAGCCTCTGTCCAGTGGGTGTCCCGGGCAGAGCTGTCAGATTTGCTCAAGGATAATGAGGCTCTGATTGCTCCCTGGTTCAGGGTTATCGCGGAACAGTTGCTACCGGGCTGGTGGTCTCATATCGACGATCGGGAAGCTCTGAAGCGTCTGGCTGACAAGCGCATTATCAAGGCCTGA
- the hpaR gene encoding homoprotocatechuate degradation operon regulator HpaR, with amino-acid sequence MRKYENSLPLKLLKAREAAMSFFRPMLQEHSITEQQWRVLRVLNDHEEMETKQLAETCCILSPSLTGIIQRLEQQEYVQRRKSPDDHRRTLISATEKARNLLEEMAPKVDASYTRLTSSLSKEKMDILNELLTDVSQIKP; translated from the coding sequence ATGCGTAAATACGAAAACTCCTTACCCCTGAAATTACTTAAAGCCCGTGAAGCCGCCATGAGCTTTTTCCGCCCGATGCTTCAGGAACACTCCATCACTGAACAGCAATGGCGGGTTTTGCGGGTATTGAATGACCATGAGGAAATGGAAACCAAGCAGTTAGCTGAAACCTGCTGCATTCTCAGCCCCAGCCTGACGGGCATTATTCAGCGGCTGGAGCAGCAAGAATACGTACAACGTCGTAAATCTCCCGACGATCATCGCCGCACCCTGATCAGTGCGACTGAAAAAGCCCGCAACTTGCTGGAAGAAATGGCGCCCAAAGTAGACGCCAGCTACACCAGGCTGACCAGTAGCCTGTCAAAAGAAAAAATGGACATTCTGAACGAACTGCTCACAGACGTCAGCCAGATTAAGCCCTGA
- a CDS encoding YhcH/YjgK/YiaL family protein yields the protein MNALSYKNDNQADSEKCRIPFLKRNNENHMITGNLKDIDNIHQFNPIIKMAMKDIIARMDDALTTCKRYEVMGEDLYWYSDTHEGCNCEETTPEFHDQYVDIEVVLKGREVIGYSESNQYDTVADDHILDQDVAYVEGIRDERYLSLGEGDFAIFYPGDIHRPCYRKDDKRIQKAVIKINKTLL from the coding sequence ATGAATGCACTGTCGTATAAAAATGATAATCAGGCAGACTCAGAAAAATGTCGGATTCCTTTTTTAAAACGCAATAATGAGAATCATATGATCACCGGAAATCTGAAAGACATCGATAACATCCACCAGTTTAACCCCATCATCAAAATGGCGATGAAAGATATCATAGCCAGAATGGATGATGCCCTGACCACCTGCAAACGTTACGAAGTCATGGGAGAAGACCTGTACTGGTACTCAGATACCCACGAAGGTTGCAATTGTGAAGAAACGACGCCGGAATTCCATGACCAGTACGTTGATATTGAAGTCGTCCTGAAAGGTCGTGAAGTGATTGGCTATTCGGAAAGCAATCAATACGACACTGTGGCTGATGACCATATTCTGGATCAGGATGTAGCTTATGTTGAAGGCATCAGGGACGAAAGGTATCTGTCTCTGGGCGAAGGGGACTTCGCCATTTTCTATCCGGGAGATATTCACCGCCCTTGCTATCGCAAGGACGATAAAAGGATTCAGAAAGCAGTGATTAAAATTAACAAAACATTGCTGTAA
- a CDS encoding flagellar biosynthesis anti-sigma factor FlgM → MEDKVQPEYKATQVVEVGSAEERVRALREAYLNGTLTVDSAKLARKMLSFERSLDCLYHNDSESLR, encoded by the coding sequence ATGGAAGATAAAGTCCAGCCAGAGTATAAAGCGACTCAAGTGGTCGAGGTCGGGAGTGCGGAAGAGAGAGTCAGGGCTCTTAGAGAGGCGTATCTGAATGGTACGTTAACAGTAGATAGCGCAAAACTTGCCCGGAAAATGCTGAGCTTTGAACGCAGTCTTGATTGCCTGTACCACAATGACAGCGAATCATTGCGATAG
- a CDS encoding MlaA family lipoprotein, which produces MTFITCSNNRCVLSRILQLLTAVLLTGFISSAYAEKGVSFDDPWENVNRSIFGFNEWIDTYALKPAAKGYDTVTPKPVQQLVSNFFSNLGEIRNAANSLLQLKIGDTLTAVGRFGINSTIGMLGMLDVASPLGIEKRYQDFGLTLAHWNVPSGPFVVVPLLGPRTVRSGVGIFPDSLISPRQMVEPESDRLLTLGLDIVNTRAALLSAEDLIVGDRYSFIRDAYLQRRNYIITGELPDDDF; this is translated from the coding sequence GTGACTTTTATTACTTGTTCTAATAATCGTTGTGTACTGTCACGAATACTGCAATTGCTAACCGCAGTACTCCTGACTGGATTTATCTCCAGCGCCTATGCCGAAAAAGGTGTATCTTTCGATGACCCATGGGAAAATGTCAACCGGTCGATTTTTGGGTTCAACGAATGGATCGACACCTACGCCCTGAAACCGGCGGCAAAAGGTTACGACACCGTTACACCAAAGCCTGTTCAACAGCTGGTCAGCAACTTTTTTTCCAACCTTGGCGAAATCCGTAACGCTGCGAACTCCCTGCTACAACTGAAAATAGGCGACACCCTGACTGCCGTTGGTCGTTTTGGCATTAACTCCACTATTGGCATGCTGGGTATGCTGGACGTCGCCAGCCCTCTTGGGATTGAAAAACGCTATCAGGATTTCGGCCTGACGCTGGCACACTGGAATGTTCCATCGGGTCCTTTTGTTGTCGTACCGTTACTTGGGCCAAGAACCGTTCGTTCAGGCGTTGGCATATTCCCGGACAGCCTGATCAGCCCGAGGCAAATGGTTGAACCTGAGAGCGACCGTCTGCTTACTCTCGGGCTGGATATAGTCAACACCAGGGCAGCCCTGCTCAGTGCTGAAGACCTGATTGTCGGCGACCGCTATTCTTTTATTCGCGATGCCTACCTGCAACGTCGTAACTATATTATTACGGGTGAATTACCTGATGATGACTTTTAG
- a CDS encoding SpoIIE family protein phosphatase, protein MSRVGSTLLVIDDDTIVRESIVAYLEDSGFNILQAENGEQGLAVYKDSKPDLILCDLRMPRMDGLGVLRNVREVSPELPFIVVSGAGVMADVVEALRLGASDYIIKPIVDLEVLEYAINRALENAQLAVENRRYRESLEEAIKTLEGNLQLLKEDQKAGREVQMRMLPQQPLEFADYRVDHHIIPSLYLSGDFVDYFALNDHSFAFYLADVSGHGASSAFVTVLLKHMSINLLKEYQSHGGKARVKPSHVLSYINKNLLQSGLGKHVAVFGGVVDIRNHTLTYAFGGHYPLPIMHEPDKTYPIEGRGLPVGLFEDARFEDVTIDLPEQFTLTILSDGILEVLPQSSLEEKEQYLLSVIRDGANSVPALTKKLGLDAMREAPDDIALLVLARN, encoded by the coding sequence ATGAGCAGAGTTGGCAGTACCCTCCTTGTTATTGACGATGACACTATCGTCAGAGAAAGCATTGTTGCTTATCTTGAGGACAGTGGCTTCAATATTCTCCAGGCTGAAAATGGTGAGCAGGGGCTTGCCGTCTACAAGGACTCCAAACCCGACCTGATTCTCTGTGACCTGCGCATGCCACGCATGGACGGGCTTGGGGTGTTACGCAATGTCAGGGAAGTATCACCTGAACTCCCCTTTATCGTGGTATCCGGCGCTGGTGTCATGGCCGATGTGGTTGAAGCCCTGCGCCTGGGAGCCAGTGATTACATCATCAAGCCTATAGTCGATCTGGAAGTGCTGGAATACGCTATCAACCGTGCTCTGGAAAATGCCCAGCTGGCGGTTGAAAACCGCCGCTACCGTGAAAGCCTTGAAGAAGCTATAAAAACACTGGAAGGCAACCTGCAACTGCTGAAGGAAGACCAGAAAGCCGGCCGTGAAGTTCAAATGCGTATGTTACCCCAACAGCCCCTCGAATTTGCGGACTACCGGGTCGACCACCACATTATTCCTTCACTCTACCTGAGTGGTGACTTCGTTGATTACTTTGCCCTGAACGATCACAGCTTTGCCTTTTATCTGGCGGATGTTTCCGGGCATGGCGCATCGTCAGCATTCGTCACAGTACTGTTAAAGCACATGTCTATCAACCTGTTAAAGGAATACCAGTCACACGGTGGAAAAGCCCGGGTCAAACCCTCCCACGTACTCAGCTACATCAACAAAAATCTGCTGCAAAGCGGGCTGGGCAAGCATGTTGCTGTATTTGGCGGTGTTGTCGATATCAGAAACCACACCCTGACTTATGCCTTCGGCGGACATTACCCCTTACCGATCATGCATGAACCGGATAAAACCTATCCGATTGAAGGACGCGGATTACCGGTGGGTCTGTTTGAAGATGCACGCTTTGAGGATGTCACCATCGACTTGCCGGAGCAATTCACCTTGACTATCCTGTCCGACGGTATTCTTGAGGTACTCCCTCAGTCTTCTCTTGAAGAAAAAGAGCAATATTTATTGTCTGTGATCAGGGATGGTGCCAACTCCGTACCTGCGCTCACGAAAAAGCTCGGGCTTGACGCCATGCGTGAAGCGCCGGATGATATCGCCTTGCTAGTACTGGCTCGAAACTGA
- a CDS encoding STAS domain-containing protein, protein MTAGKIQFAENEGTYVLKFLGEIRLTLCSSLESFLDNMFNDPDFSSVIIDLSETSTIDSTSLGILARLSIQAKKRFNLVPILISTQNDITRILLSMGFDSVFVLVREFDDLIKLPMNDLPCEDSTEPATQERVLNAHKVLMSLNEDNRKAFSELVKQLEKGKTSSDKDDEDDEDDKNNKDDKDDKDDEAKNKDDDSDS, encoded by the coding sequence ATGACTGCTGGAAAAATACAGTTCGCAGAAAATGAAGGCACTTATGTGCTGAAATTCCTGGGTGAAATTCGCTTAACCCTGTGTTCCTCTCTGGAAAGCTTTCTGGACAACATGTTTAATGACCCGGACTTCAGTTCGGTCATTATAGATCTGTCTGAAACCTCAACGATTGACAGCACATCTCTAGGCATACTGGCCAGACTGTCTATTCAGGCCAAAAAACGTTTCAATCTGGTACCCATCCTCATTTCTACTCAAAACGATATTACCCGGATTCTCCTCAGCATGGGGTTTGATTCTGTCTTCGTCCTGGTCCGGGAGTTTGACGACCTGATTAAACTGCCAATGAACGATCTGCCTTGTGAAGACAGTACCGAACCCGCTACCCAGGAGCGGGTTCTGAATGCTCATAAGGTGCTAATGTCGTTAAATGAAGACAATCGCAAAGCCTTTAGCGAGCTGGTCAAACAACTGGAAAAAGGTAAGACCTCTTCCGACAAAGACGACGAAGACGACGAAGACGACAAAAACAACAAAGACGACAAAGACGACAAAGACGACGAAGCCAAAAACAAGGATGATGACTCAGACAGCTGA
- the dusA gene encoding tRNA dihydrouridine(20/20a) synthase DusA, with protein MKRLFSVAPMMDWTDRHCRYFHRLLSEHAVLYTEMVTSGALVYGDRERFLKHSVAEYPLALQLGGHDPEHLAQCARMAQSAGYQEVNLNVGCPSDRVQNGRIGACLMAEPQTVADAVKAMKDVVDIPVTVKHRIGINGRESYEELVDFVGTVKDAGCETFIAHARIAILEGLSPKENRDIPPLKPEVVYQLKRDFPELEVTINGGIANFGQIEQHMQHVDGVMLGREAYHNPYLMAEVDNRLYGSSKPLPERRALVEQMVPYIEEQMSQGAYLSHITRHMLGLYQGEPGARKFRRYISENAHRKGAGVEVLLAAVNEVEAIREQAKERQDSLAAGSAV; from the coding sequence ATGAAAAGATTGTTTTCCGTCGCTCCGATGATGGATTGGACAGACAGACATTGTCGTTATTTCCATCGCCTGCTCTCTGAACATGCGGTTTTGTACACCGAGATGGTGACCTCCGGGGCGCTGGTATATGGCGATCGGGAGAGGTTTCTGAAGCATTCTGTTGCTGAATACCCTCTGGCCCTGCAACTGGGAGGGCATGATCCTGAACATCTGGCACAGTGCGCCAGAATGGCTCAGTCAGCGGGCTATCAGGAAGTGAATCTGAACGTTGGCTGCCCCAGCGACCGGGTTCAGAATGGTCGAATTGGTGCCTGCCTTATGGCAGAACCTCAGACGGTGGCTGACGCTGTAAAAGCAATGAAGGATGTTGTGGATATTCCTGTGACGGTTAAGCACCGTATCGGGATTAATGGCAGGGAGTCCTATGAGGAGCTGGTGGACTTTGTCGGTACAGTGAAAGACGCTGGTTGTGAGACTTTTATTGCCCATGCCCGCATTGCCATTCTGGAAGGGCTGTCCCCGAAAGAGAATCGAGATATCCCTCCGTTGAAGCCGGAAGTCGTTTATCAGCTGAAACGTGATTTCCCGGAACTGGAAGTCACCATCAATGGGGGCATTGCCAACTTCGGGCAGATTGAGCAGCACATGCAGCATGTGGATGGTGTGATGCTGGGACGTGAGGCATACCATAATCCTTACCTGATGGCAGAGGTGGACAACCGTCTTTATGGTAGCAGCAAGCCACTACCTGAACGCCGTGCTCTGGTTGAACAGATGGTGCCCTATATTGAAGAGCAGATGAGTCAGGGTGCTTATCTGAGTCATATTACCCGCCACATGCTCGGACTGTATCAGGGTGAGCCCGGAGCCAGAAAATTCAGACGTTATATCAGTGAAAATGCCCACCGGAAAGGGGCTGGGGTTGAGGTGCTTCTGGCTGCGGTGAACGAAGTGGAAGCCATTCGAGAGCAGGCAAAAGAGCGACAGGATTCACTGGCTGCAGGGTCAGCTGTCTGA
- a CDS encoding IS1-like element transposase yields MKMCSTPVHCPKCGGNDVKSFGYSAHNVPRYFCCNAECETKSFMLEYRYKAYEPGVKEKVVDMAINGGGIRDTSRVLGINKKTVINTLKKRERLSSS; encoded by the coding sequence ATGAAAATGTGCTCCACACCAGTTCACTGCCCTAAATGTGGCGGTAATGACGTTAAAAGCTTTGGCTACAGTGCTCATAATGTTCCTCGCTACTTTTGCTGTAATGCTGAATGTGAAACCAAGTCCTTTATGCTTGAGTACCGGTACAAAGCTTATGAGCCAGGCGTTAAAGAAAAAGTCGTCGATATGGCAATTAATGGTGGCGGCATCAGGGATACAAGCAGGGTTTTAGGAATCAATAAAAAAACAGTAATAAACACATTAAAAAAAAGAGAAAGGCTTAGTTCAAGTTAA
- a CDS encoding IS1 family transposase, which produces MDLGTGAVIHVGLACQEAEIDEQWSYVFEKSNQRWLWHAVDHATNTVLAYVFGKRKDEVFKKLKELLEPFGIKKFYTDDWGAYERNIDESSHIIGKENTQKIERKNLNFRTWIKRLTRKTICFSKLEQMHDIVIGLLINKIEFGIDIHAI; this is translated from the coding sequence ATGGATCTTGGAACGGGTGCTGTAATTCACGTAGGCCTCGCCTGCCAAGAGGCCGAGATAGATGAACAGTGGTCTTATGTGTTTGAAAAAAGTAACCAGCGTTGGCTTTGGCATGCAGTTGATCATGCGACCAATACTGTTTTGGCTTACGTTTTTGGGAAACGAAAGGATGAGGTTTTCAAAAAACTAAAAGAGCTTCTTGAGCCATTTGGTATCAAGAAATTTTATACTGATGATTGGGGAGCCTATGAGCGTAATATCGACGAAAGTAGTCACATCATCGGAAAAGAGAATACTCAGAAAATTGAACGTAAAAACCTGAATTTTAGAACTTGGATTAAGCGTCTGACCAGAAAGACAATATGTTTTTCAAAGTTAGAGCAAATGCACGATATTGTTATTGGCCTGTTGATCAACAAAATCGAATTTGGCATTGACATCCATGCAATATAA